Below is a window of Diaminobutyricibacter sp. McL0608 DNA.
GTGCCGCAGCCTGTTCCGGAAACGACGGGAGCTCGACGCGATCGTGGAAACTCCTGCCCATCACGATGTCGCCAACCTTCGGAAGACCCATCATCTTCAACACCGAATTCCTGACGAAAAGCTGGAACCTGTTCTTCGGGGCGAACGCCAGACCCAATCCCTGGGCAGCATCCTGCTTGGAACGTATCAGCGGGGCCAGCCGCTCCTCGTAGCGGGCAAACGCCTCGCGGTGGTCGCTGGTTCGTGCGAGCTCCGCCGCCAGCGTGTACGCCTCCACCATGGCCAGCGCCGAGCCCTGACCAGCAAGGAAGGACGGACACGCGCCGGCATCGCCCACCAAGGCAATGCGGCCGGTCGACCACGACGGCATCTGAATCTGGCTCACCGAATCGAAGTAGAAGTTCTTCGCGTTCGGCATGACCGCAAGCATCTCGGGAACCTCCCACGCAAAACCACCAAGCTTCTCGCGCAGCAGGGCCTCCTGTGCCGAGCGCTCGGCCGGCACGTCGCCGTCGTGCCGCAGGCTGAACAGGAGCAGCGTGGCGTCGTCGCGGAAAGAGAGGCGGATCGCCTGAAACCCGACCTCGGCGTACATCATCGCGACGAGCTCGTCACGTTGCGGGTATCCGTCCGCGTCGAACGCGACCACCACCATGCCGAGATACTTCTCGAATTGCTCGTCCGGACCGAAAGCGAGCCGTCGGACCCGGGAGTGCAGGCCATCCGCGCCGATGACGAGATCGAAATCGCGGATGCTCCCGCTCTCGAAGGTGACCCGAACACGCTCGCCGTCGTCGGCGAGCTCTCGCACCGTGTCGTCGAGCACCAGCTCCACCGCGCCGCCGAGGGCGTCGTAGATGACCGCGGCGAGGTCAGTTCGCGGAATGCTCAGATACCGCTCGTTCGACTCGATCACGGCCTCGGGATTGAACGACGCGATCTTGCGACCATTGCGATCGACCGCTCTCGCCTCGGTGAACAGGTAGCCGCGCGTGCGCAGTTCGGGCACGATGCCCATCCGCTCGGCCACATCGAAGCCGGCACCCCAGAAGTCGATCAGGTAGCCGCCGCTGCGCAGTTCGGGAGCATGTTCCACGATGGTGACCTCGTGGCCCGACTTGTTCAGCCAGAACGCCAGTGTGGGGCCGGCGATCCCGGCTCCTACGATCAAGACCTTCATGACGAATC
It encodes the following:
- a CDS encoding FAD-binding domain, whose product is MKVLIVGAGIAGPTLAFWLNKSGHEVTIVEHAPELRSGGYLIDFWGAGFDVAERMGIVPELRTRGYLFTEARAVDRNGRKIASFNPEAVIESNERYLSIPRTDLAAVIYDALGGAVELVLDDTVRELADDGERVRVTFESGSIRDFDLVIGADGLHSRVRRLAFGPDEQFEKYLGMVVVAFDADGYPQRDELVAMMYAEVGFQAIRLSFRDDATLLLFSLRHDGDVPAERSAQEALLREKLGGFAWEVPEMLAVMPNAKNFYFDSVSQIQMPSWSTGRIALVGDAGACPSFLAGQGSALAMVEAYTLAAELARTSDHREAFARYEERLAPLIRSKQDAAQGLGLAFAPKNRFQLFVRNSVLKMMGLPKVGDIVMGRSFHDRVELPSFPEQAAAH